Proteins encoded within one genomic window of Leptospira stimsonii:
- the queF gene encoding preQ(1) synthase, protein METINPETYDGRQDHIPALKTPEIESFTNVYEGKDYTIDFTVPEFTAVCPKTGLPDFGIIEISYVPTNRCIELKSFKEYILSYRNVGIFHEFVVNKILDDLVKAIDPKYLKVIGDYNPRGGIKTIVTREYKRA, encoded by the coding sequence ATGGAAACAATCAATCCAGAGACCTACGACGGAAGACAAGATCATATCCCGGCCCTAAAAACTCCCGAAATCGAATCTTTCACCAATGTTTACGAGGGAAAGGATTATACAATCGATTTTACGGTTCCAGAGTTCACGGCGGTTTGTCCTAAAACCGGCCTTCCCGATTTTGGGATCATCGAAATTTCCTACGTTCCCACAAACCGTTGTATCGAATTGAAATCTTTCAAAGAATACATTCTTAGCTATCGAAACGTTGGAATCTTCCACGAGTTCGTAGTCAACAAAATCCTGGATGACTTGGTCAAAGCGATCGACCCGAAATATCTAAAAGTGATCGGGGATTACAATCCACGCGGTGGAATCAAAACGATCGTTACCA